AAAATGAATGCGGCAGCTAGGGAGTTGAGGGGATCGCGCCGCCTTCCGAGAAAAATGGAAAACAGCAGGATCAGAAACATGACGCTCGCCCGCCAAATGGTGGTCGCGCCGCCGGCGACGATCGTGTAGCCCACCACCGCCGGGGACGCGATCAGCGCCGCCAGTCGCGGCACGTTGAACCGCAGGCCGAAGGCGGGAAAGCGGCTGAAGAGATACCAGAATAACGTGAACAGCATTCCCGCGATGGCCGTGATGTGCGTGCCCGAGATGACCAGCAGGTGCCCTACGCCGAGCAGCGAGTAGGCGGCCTGGATGTTCGGGTCGATCAGCGATTGTTCGCCCAGGACCATCGCTTCCGCCAGCCAGCCCCGGTTGTCCGGTTCGGTGTCGGCCCGTTGGCGAATGCGCGTGCGGATCGCCTCGAGGAAATCAAATGATCGGCGATCGCTCGGGTTGATTTTGTCCAGGCGGTCGCCGTCGAAAACGCGCCCGTGGACGTAAAGCCGCTCCCCCGCGGCTGTCCAGTCGCGATCGTCGACGCCGGGGGTGCGCGGCGAGGCGATGTACTCGATCTCGGTTGCGAAGCGAACGGGGTCGTTTTTCGCGACCGGGGGCAGATTGCGGCCGACCAACACCTTCATTTTTCCGGTGGCGCGCGTCCACCGATCCTTCTGGGGGGCGATTTTCGTCAGGCGCACGATCAGGGCTCCGCCGCCATCGCGATAGCGGGTGGGCGATTCCTCGACGATCCCCTCCATTTCCATCCGGCCGCCATGAACCCAATGCGAGACATGATTCGCGGGCGGTGCCGGAGCCACGATCGCGTGAATGCGCAACAGCCCCGCGGCGAACAGGCCCAGGGTGAGGGCGACATTGCGCCAAAAAAGCTTTTGCCGGAGTTGGGCGGCGGGTATGCCGAAAGCGGCCAGGGCGAGGAGCAACAGCGCCGGAGTCACGGGCGGGTCGAGCCATCGTCCGACGAGGAGGCCGGCGGCGAGCGCCATCGCCCCGGCGACGAGCGGTCGTCTAATCATCCGGATGCAGGTGCTCGTAAATGGTGGAAGCCAGTTTCGGACCGATGCCCGGCGCTTGTCGCAGCGCTTCGCGGTCGGCTTCGCGAATGCGTGCCACGCTGCCGAAGGCCCGCAGCAGGTCCTTCTTCTTCTCCGGTCCGAGACCGGGGATTTCATCCAGTTCGCTGGCAGTGAGCGCCTTGGACCGCAAGAGGCGATGGTACTCGATGGCGAAACGATGGGCCTCGTCGCGGATGCGCTGCAGCAGGTGCAGGACGTTGCTGCCGGCCTTGAAAGTCAGGGCGTTTTTGCGGCCGGGCAGATAGATCTTGTCCTCCGGACCGGGGTCGTCCGGTTCCAGATCCTTGATTTTCGTGATCGCCGCCACTGGCTGGTCGACGAGCCCCAGTTCCGCCAACACGGCGACGGCCACCGCGAGATGACCCTTGCCGCCGTCGATCAGCAGCAGATCCGGCAGGTCGCCGGCGTCGCGACCGCGCGTCAGGCGGCGCGTCAACGCCTCGCGCATCATGGTGTAATCGTCGGGCGAGTCCTTGGTGCGGATGCGGTAGCGCCGATAGCCGCGGCGATCCGGCTCGCCCTGGACGAAGCGGACCTGTGACGCCACCGCCTGTTTTCCTTGGAGGTTCGAAACGTCGAAGCATTCGATGACATCCGGCAGGCGCGGTAGTTGCAGCTTTTCCTGGGTTTCGCCGAGCACGTCGGCCGACGTGACGAGCGCGCCGCGTTGCGCCTCGAAATGCCGTCGGGCGTTGGTCGCCGCCAGCGCGACCAGTTCCTTGCCTTCGCCGCGCTGGGCCGTGCGCAGCTCCACTTTGCGACCGGCGACCTCGCCCAGCCAATCGGCCAGCACCGTGACGCTTTCCTCGGCGTCCGGGGGCAGGAGGATCTGCTCGGGCAGAAAATTGTCGCCGCTGTAATAAACGCCGATAAGCTGCCGCAAAATCGCGTCGTCGTCGTCCTCGATGTTGCGGAACGGGTAGATTCGTTGGCCGGTCAGCGAGCCGCCGCGCACGAACAGTTGGCAGACGACCACCGCCGCGCCCTCGCGGTACAGGCCGAAGACGTCGCGGTCGCCCTTGCCGTGCGCCACCATCCGTTGTTTTTCGAGGGTTTTTTCGATCGCCGCGATCCGGTCGCGCAGCCGGGCCGCCGCCTCGAATTCCAGCGCCGCCGCCGCCTCCTGCATTTCGGCGGTCAACGCCGGCAACAGTTCGCTCATGCGGCCGGCGAAAAACAGCTTCACCTCTTCGATGAAACCGCGGTACTGCGTCTGGTCGATGTAACCGACGCACGGCGCGCGGCAACGGCCGATCTGGTATTGCAGGCAGGGGCGCTGGCGGCCGGAAAAGTTGCGGTCGCTGCATTTGCGCAGCAGAAAAACGGCGTTGATGAATCGCAGGGTCTCGCGCACGGCGCGGGCGTCGGAAAACGGCCCGTAGTATATGTTGCCGTCGCGTTTGACCTTGCGCACGACGTTCAGGCGCGGAAAGGGATGGCCGAGGTCCAGTTGCAGGCTGATGAAGCGTTTGTCGTCGCGCAGGCGCACGTTGTAGCGCGGCGTGTGTTTCTTGATCAGCGTCGATTCGAGGATCAGGGCTTCTTTTTCGGAATGGGTGACGATCCAGTCCAGGTCGGCGATGTGCGCGACCAGCAGGCGGGTCTTGCTATCCTTTTCCTCGGGGCGCTGAAAATATTGGCGGACGCGGTGGCGCAGCACTTTGGCCTTGCCGACGTAGATGATCTTCCCGGACTCGTCTTTCCAGAGATAGACCCCGGGATCGAGCGGCACCAGATCCAGTTTTTCGCGGATGAATTCGTCGCCGTTCATTCGATGTTGGGGATCAGGCACACGAACAGCAGGGGTTCTTGTCCGGTGTTGAGCACCTGATGCTCGAGGTTCGGGGCGATGAAGGCGTAATGACCCGGTGCGACCGGATAGGTTTTACCGTCGCAGAAAATCTCGCCCGTTCCCCGATGCACGAAGATTTCGTGCTCGTAATCGTGCCGGTGCCGGGGCGAATGGCCGCCCGGCTGCATTTCAAACACGCGCATGACGAAGTTCGGCGCGCCCTGTTTCGGCCCGATCACGACGCGCATCGTCACGTCCTTGGCGCCGGCCATGGTGACGGGCGCCGGCTCCACCTCGCGATAGGATTCGATCGGCATGACAAGCCCTCCCGGAAGCGATTCGGCGTTATTTTAGCCGTTGTTCCCGGCCGTGCAAAGCGGCGGCGGTCAGCGGCGGCGCATTTTGACGGCGCGCGGTTTGCGGCCGACGTTCTGCTTCAGCGCCGGGGTCGTGCGGCGGGTGCCGAGGTGGTATTCCTCGAGTTCGTTGATCCGGTCGCGCAGTTTGGCGGCCTGTTCGAAATCGAGTTGGTGCGCCGCCTCGAACATTTCCTTTTTGAGGCTTTCGATCAAGACGGGCAGTTGCCGCAGATCGATTTCGGCCGCCTCCGCGGGTTCATCGACCGGCACGGTCAGGTAATCCGCCTCGAAAATGCTGGCCAGAACGTCGTTGATGTTCTTGCTGATCGAGGCGGGCGTGATGCCGTGTTCCTGGTTGTAGGTCTTTTGCACCTCGCGCCGGCGGTTGGTTTCGTCGATGGCGCGCTTCATGCTGTCGGTCAGCCGGTCGGCGTAGAGGATCGCCTTGCCGTGGATGTGGCGCGCGGCGCGGCCCATGGTCTGGATCAGGCTTGTTTCCGAGCGGAGAAAACCTTCCTTGTCGGCGTCGAGCACCGCCACCAGGCTGACTTCGGGCAAATCGAGGCCCTCGCGCAGCAGGTTGATGCCGATCAGCACCGAAAACACGCCCTGGCGCAATTCGCGCAGAATGACCATGCGCTCGATCGTATCGACCTCGCTGTGCAGGTAGCGCACCGGCACGCCCAGGTCGCGGTAGTAGTCGGTCAGGTCCTCGGCCATGCGCTTGGTGAGCGTGGTCACCAGCACGCGTTCCTGCCGCTCGAGACGGTGCTTGATTTCGGCCAGCAGGTCGTCGACCTGGTCGGCGGCGGGGCGGACCTCCACCTCCGGGTCGATCAGGCCGGTGGGGCGGATGATCTGCTCGGCCACCACGCCGCCCGCCTGTTCGAGTTCCCAGCGGCCGGGCGTGGCCGAGATGAAAATCGTCTGGCCGATGCGCTGGACGAACTCATCGAACTTGAGCGGCCGGTTGTCCAGCGCCGAGGGCAACCGGAACCCGTACTCGACCAGCGTCGTTTTGCGGCTGCGGTCGCCGTTGTACATCGCGTGCAGTTGCGGCAGCGTCTGGTGCGATTCGTCGATGAACAGCAGAAAGTCCTTGGGGAAATAGTCGAGCAGCACGGCCGGCGCTTCGCCGGCGGGGCGGCCGTCGAGGTGGCGGCTGTAATTTTCGATACCGTTGCAATAGCCCAGTTCACGCAGCATCTCCAGGTCGAACAGGGTCCGTTCGCGAATCCGCTGCTCTTCGAGGTATTTGTCGTTGCGGTGCAGTTCGGCGCAACGGACCTCCATTTCGGCGCGGATGCTGGCCAGGGCGCGTTCGAGCTGGTCGGGCGGCGTGACGTAGTGGCTGTTGGGAAACACGGCGATCTGGTCCAGTTCGCGCAGGGTCTTGCCGCGCAGTGGGTCGATCGTCTTGATGGCTTCCAGTTCGTCGCCGAAAAACTCGAACCGCACCGCGGACTCTTCCTCGTAGGCGGGAAAAAGCTCCACCACGTCGCCGCGCACGCGGAAGGTGCCGCGGAAGAAATCCACGTCGTTGCGCTCG
This region of Myxococcales bacterium genomic DNA includes:
- a CDS encoding cupin domain-containing protein; translation: MPIESYREVEPAPVTMAGAKDVTMRVVIGPKQGAPNFVMRVFEMQPGGHSPRHRHDYEHEIFVHRGTGEIFCDGKTYPVAPGHYAFIAPNLEHQVLNTGQEPLLFVCLIPNIE
- the uvrC gene encoding excinuclease ABC subunit UvrC yields the protein MNGDEFIREKLDLVPLDPGVYLWKDESGKIIYVGKAKVLRHRVRQYFQRPEEKDSKTRLLVAHIADLDWIVTHSEKEALILESTLIKKHTPRYNVRLRDDKRFISLQLDLGHPFPRLNVVRKVKRDGNIYYGPFSDARAVRETLRFINAVFLLRKCSDRNFSGRQRPCLQYQIGRCRAPCVGYIDQTQYRGFIEEVKLFFAGRMSELLPALTAEMQEAAAALEFEAAARLRDRIAAIEKTLEKQRMVAHGKGDRDVFGLYREGAAVVVCQLFVRGGSLTGQRIYPFRNIEDDDDAILRQLIGVYYSGDNFLPEQILLPPDAEESVTVLADWLGEVAGRKVELRTAQRGEGKELVALAATNARRHFEAQRGALVTSADVLGETQEKLQLPRLPDVIECFDVSNLQGKQAVASQVRFVQGEPDRRGYRRYRIRTKDSPDDYTMMREALTRRLTRGRDAGDLPDLLLIDGGKGHLAVAVAVLAELGLVDQPVAAITKIKDLEPDDPGPEDKIYLPGRKNALTFKAGSNVLHLLQRIRDEAHRFAIEYHRLLRSKALTASELDEIPGLGPEKKKDLLRAFGSVARIREADREALRQAPGIGPKLASTIYEHLHPDD
- the uvrB gene encoding excinuclease ABC subunit UvrB — protein: MDQFKLVSEYQPTGDQPRALAELVEGAESGRRFQVLLGVTGSGKTFTMANLIARLNRPALVLAHNKTLAAQLFNEFRQLFPENAVEYFVSYYDYYQPEAYIPASDTFIEKDSSINERIDRLRHSATRSILTRRDTIIVASVSCIYGLGRPEFYSSLLTTFRAGQQLDRQALLRMFVDMQYERNDVDFFRGTFRVRGDVVELFPAYEEESAVRFEFFGDELEAIKTIDPLRGKTLRELDQIAVFPNSHYVTPPDQLERALASIRAEMEVRCAELHRNDKYLEEQRIRERTLFDLEMLRELGYCNGIENYSRHLDGRPAGEAPAVLLDYFPKDFLLFIDESHQTLPQLHAMYNGDRSRKTTLVEYGFRLPSALDNRPLKFDEFVQRIGQTIFISATPGRWELEQAGGVVAEQIIRPTGLIDPEVEVRPAADQVDDLLAEIKHRLERQERVLVTTLTKRMAEDLTDYYRDLGVPVRYLHSEVDTIERMVILRELRQGVFSVLIGINLLREGLDLPEVSLVAVLDADKEGFLRSETSLIQTMGRAARHIHGKAILYADRLTDSMKRAIDETNRRREVQKTYNQEHGITPASISKNINDVLASIFEADYLTVPVDEPAEAAEIDLRQLPVLIESLKKEMFEAAHQLDFEQAAKLRDRINELEEYHLGTRRTTPALKQNVGRKPRAVKMRRR